The following proteins come from a genomic window of Geothrix edaphica:
- the murD gene encoding UDP-N-acetylmuramoyl-L-alanine--D-glutamate ligase, giving the protein MRTVVMGAGRSGLAAARFLAAQGQSVVLTDTRPSPEPTLELDLAKDGIPGVWGSHPESLLEQCGELIISPGIPPSAPFVAAAHSRGIPVIGEVELAHRVLRARSDGSRVLAVTGTNGKSTTTDLVAHLLRTSGLPAVACGNLGTPVIEAVVAGAAGSIYVAELSSYQLETVAAFHAEGAAFLNLTPDHLARHGNLEAYRQTKLRIFERQDAGDLRVVPVAHPEWWQDAPGAGRNARFGWSECEAWCDGSGRLKLHGEALLHREDLRIPGDHNVENALAAALLARHGGATLEAIRAGLRTYPGLAHRIAFCGEKGGVKAYNDSKGTNVDATLTAIKALPGPLVLLLGGTDKGASYEPLRQALAGKLRRLIFLGDAIPQLTRDLGDLPHDVVPAFDEAVRAALALAQPSDQVLLSPACASFDQFDNFEQRGERFEALVKAWLQ; this is encoded by the coding sequence ATGCGTACCGTGGTCATGGGGGCGGGACGTTCAGGCCTGGCGGCGGCCCGGTTCCTGGCAGCGCAGGGGCAGTCTGTGGTGTTGACCGACACCCGCCCCAGTCCCGAGCCCACGCTGGAACTTGACCTGGCGAAGGACGGAATCCCCGGCGTATGGGGCAGCCACCCTGAGTCCCTCCTGGAGCAATGCGGGGAACTGATCATCAGCCCCGGCATTCCTCCCAGCGCCCCGTTTGTGGCGGCCGCCCATTCAAGGGGCATCCCCGTGATCGGCGAAGTGGAGCTGGCCCACCGCGTCCTCCGGGCACGGAGCGATGGCAGCCGCGTGCTGGCCGTGACCGGCACCAATGGCAAGAGCACCACGACGGACCTGGTGGCGCACCTGCTGCGGACCTCCGGCCTGCCCGCCGTGGCCTGCGGCAACCTGGGCACCCCGGTCATCGAAGCCGTGGTCGCGGGCGCCGCGGGCTCGATCTACGTGGCGGAGCTGAGCAGTTACCAACTCGAGACGGTGGCGGCCTTCCACGCGGAGGGGGCGGCCTTCCTGAACCTCACGCCGGATCACCTGGCCCGCCACGGGAACCTCGAGGCCTACCGCCAGACCAAGCTGCGGATTTTCGAGCGGCAGGATGCGGGGGATCTCCGCGTGGTGCCCGTCGCCCACCCGGAGTGGTGGCAGGACGCGCCGGGGGCCGGGCGGAATGCGCGCTTCGGCTGGTCCGAGTGCGAAGCCTGGTGCGATGGGTCAGGCCGCCTGAAGCTTCACGGCGAGGCGCTCCTGCACCGCGAGGACCTGCGCATTCCCGGCGACCACAATGTCGAGAACGCCCTGGCGGCGGCCCTCCTCGCGCGGCACGGAGGCGCGACGCTCGAGGCCATCCGAGCGGGGCTGCGCACCTACCCCGGGCTGGCTCACCGCATCGCCTTCTGTGGCGAAAAGGGGGGCGTGAAGGCCTACAACGACTCCAAGGGCACGAACGTGGACGCCACCCTCACGGCCATCAAGGCCCTGCCGGGGCCGCTGGTGCTGCTGCTGGGCGGCACGGACAAGGGCGCCAGCTACGAGCCGTTGCGGCAGGCGCTGGCGGGCAAGTTGCGCCGGCTGATCTTCCTGGGCGATGCGATTCCGCAGCTCACCCGCGACCTCGGCGACCTGCCCCACGACGTGGTGCCAGCCTTCGATGAGGCCGTGCGCGCCGCCCTCGCCCTCGCGCAGCCCAGCGACCAGGTGCTCCTCAGCCCCGCCTGCGCCAGCTTCGACCAGTTCGACAACTTCGAACAGCGCGGCGAGCGCTTCGAGGCCCTGGTGAAGGCCTGGCTCCAGTAG